The Mycolicibacterium flavescens genome has a segment encoding these proteins:
- a CDS encoding Conserved membrane protein of uncharacterised function has product MIERPAARYGRQRLPGNRRRWVAVAFTLLALAVGVTVAVVAFGRFESEPVTGELGAYELVDDETVSVTISVTREDPSQPVVCIVRARSIDGAETGRREVLVPPASQQTVQVTAPVKATRQPVIGDIYGCGTDVPSYLVAP; this is encoded by the coding sequence ATGATCGAGCGCCCCGCCGCACGCTACGGCCGCCAGCGGCTGCCCGGTAACCGCCGCCGTTGGGTCGCGGTCGCGTTCACGTTGCTCGCGCTGGCGGTGGGGGTGACGGTCGCCGTGGTGGCGTTCGGACGGTTCGAGAGCGAGCCCGTGACGGGCGAGCTGGGCGCCTACGAACTGGTCGACGACGAGACGGTGTCGGTCACGATCAGCGTCACCCGCGAGGACCCGTCCCAGCCGGTCGTCTGCATCGTGCGCGCCCGCTCCATCGACGGCGCCGAGACGGGCCGTCGGGAGGTGCTGGTCCCGCCGGCCTCGCAACAGACGGTGCAAGTGACCGCACCGGTCAAAGCGACCCGCCAGCCCGTGATCGGCGATATTTACGGGTGCGGAACCGACGTGCCGTCGTATCTGGTGGCCCCTTGA
- the greA_3 gene encoding transcription elongation factor GreA, which translates to MTDTQVTWLTQEAFDRLKAELDQLIANRPVIAAEINDRREEGDLRENGGYHAAREEQGQQEARIRQLQELLNSAKVGEAPKQSGVALPGSVVKVQYGDDESDTETFLIATRQEGISDGKLEVYSPKSPLGEALLDAKVGDVRTYTVPSGSTVKVKLLEAEPYHA; encoded by the coding sequence ATGACCGATACGCAGGTCACCTGGCTTACCCAGGAGGCATTCGACCGGTTGAAGGCGGAGCTCGACCAGCTGATCGCCAACCGGCCCGTCATCGCCGCCGAGATCAATGACCGCCGCGAAGAGGGTGACCTCCGCGAGAACGGCGGCTACCACGCCGCCCGCGAGGAGCAGGGCCAGCAGGAGGCCCGGATCCGTCAGCTGCAGGAACTGCTCAACAGCGCCAAGGTCGGCGAGGCGCCCAAGCAGTCCGGCGTCGCGCTGCCCGGCTCGGTGGTCAAGGTGCAGTACGGCGACGACGAGAGCGACACCGAGACCTTCCTGATCGCCACCCGCCAAGAGGGCATCAGCGACGGCAAGCTCGAGGTGTACTCGCCGAAGTCCCCGCTGGGCGAGGCGCTCCTCGACGCGAAGGTCGGCGACGTGCGCACCTACACGGTGCCCAGCGGCAGCACGGTCAAGGTGAAGCTGCTCGAGGCCGAGCCGTATCACGCCTGA
- a CDS encoding lysophospholipase L1-like esterase, whose amino-acid sequence MGTPRRTSTIAFAAAATLASVGSAYVGARNLLIGQADQARRVIPHAWDIPPRADGVYAPGGGPLERWRREVPFDLHLMVFGDSTATGYGASSAEEVPGVLLARGLAEVSGKRIRLSTKAIVGATSKGLSGQIDAMFVAGPPPDAAVIMIGANDITRPNGIRPSARRLGKAVRRLRAAGAVVVVGTCPDFGVITAIPQPLRAVTRSRGLQLARAQTAAVRAEGGVPVPLADLLAPHFRTTPDVLFSPDMFHPSGAGYALAANQLLPALCNALSDWLGGASPELPWRTRSGEGFALLARVGGLSRLWRRSTGVPAPIVASAS is encoded by the coding sequence GTGGGCACACCACGACGGACGAGCACCATCGCCTTCGCAGCCGCGGCCACGCTCGCCTCGGTCGGTTCGGCCTATGTCGGGGCGCGCAACCTGCTGATCGGGCAGGCCGATCAGGCTCGTCGGGTCATTCCGCACGCGTGGGACATCCCGCCCCGCGCCGACGGCGTCTACGCACCCGGCGGCGGTCCCCTCGAGCGCTGGCGCCGTGAAGTGCCGTTCGACCTGCATCTGATGGTCTTCGGCGACTCCACCGCAACCGGTTACGGCGCCTCCTCCGCCGAGGAGGTGCCCGGAGTCCTGCTCGCGAGGGGTCTGGCCGAGGTCTCCGGTAAGCGGATCCGGCTGAGCACCAAGGCGATCGTCGGGGCGACGTCGAAGGGACTGTCGGGCCAGATCGACGCGATGTTCGTCGCGGGCCCACCGCCCGACGCCGCGGTGATCATGATCGGCGCCAACGACATCACCCGGCCTAACGGCATCCGACCGTCGGCGCGCCGACTGGGAAAGGCGGTGCGCAGGTTGCGGGCCGCGGGCGCCGTCGTGGTGGTGGGAACGTGCCCTGACTTCGGCGTCATCACCGCGATACCGCAGCCCCTGCGCGCGGTGACACGCAGCCGGGGCCTGCAGCTTGCCCGGGCTCAGACGGCTGCGGTGCGAGCCGAGGGCGGGGTTCCCGTGCCGCTGGCCGACCTGCTGGCGCCGCACTTCCGGACCACCCCCGACGTGCTGTTCTCGCCCGACATGTTCCACCCATCCGGCGCCGGCTATGCGCTGGCAGCCAACCAACTGCTGCCCGCGCTGTGTAATGCGTTGAGCGACTGGCTCGGTGGCGCGTCGCCGGAGTTACCGTGGCGGACGCGCTCGGGTGAGGGCTTCGCGCTGCTGGCCCGGGTGGGCGGGTTGAGCCGGCTGTGGCGGCGGTCGACTGGGGTCCCCGCACCCATCGTGGCGTCCGCGAGCTAG
- the mca gene encoding Mycothiol conjugate amidase Mca has protein sequence MIRQSRLSELRMMAVHAHPDDESSKGAATMARYVDEGVRVLVVTLTGGERGDILNPAMDLPEVHGRMAEIRRDEMAKAAEILGVEHRWLGFVDSGLPEGDPLPPLPEGCLGVVPLEQPVEALVRVVREFRPHVMTTYDENGGYPHPDHIRCHQVSMGAYDAAGDHLLFPDAGEPWDVQKLYYTHGFVRQRMQLLQDEFAKHGEVGPFEKWLKHWDPEHDIFAKRVTTRVECAKYFALRDDALRAHATQIDPNGDFFRAPIEWQQRLWPTEEFELARSRVPVSLPEDDLFAGIEGR, from the coding sequence ATGATAAGGCAGAGCAGGTTGAGTGAACTGCGGATGATGGCGGTGCACGCCCACCCGGACGACGAGTCCAGCAAGGGTGCCGCCACCATGGCTCGGTACGTGGACGAGGGTGTGCGTGTGCTTGTGGTCACGCTCACCGGCGGCGAGCGCGGCGACATCCTCAACCCGGCCATGGACCTGCCCGAGGTGCACGGCCGGATGGCCGAGATCCGCCGCGACGAGATGGCCAAGGCCGCCGAGATCCTCGGCGTCGAGCACCGCTGGCTCGGCTTCGTCGACTCCGGCCTGCCCGAAGGCGACCCGCTTCCGCCGCTGCCGGAAGGCTGCCTCGGGGTGGTGCCGCTCGAGCAACCGGTGGAGGCGCTGGTGCGCGTCGTGCGCGAGTTCCGGCCACACGTGATGACCACCTACGACGAGAACGGCGGCTATCCGCATCCGGACCACATCAGGTGCCACCAGGTGTCGATGGGTGCCTACGACGCCGCCGGTGACCACCTCCTGTTCCCCGACGCCGGCGAGCCGTGGGATGTCCAGAAGCTGTACTACACGCACGGCTTCGTGCGACAGCGGATGCAGCTGCTGCAGGACGAGTTCGCCAAACACGGGGAGGTCGGCCCGTTCGAGAAGTGGCTCAAGCACTGGGATCCCGAGCACGACATCTTCGCCAAGCGGGTGACCACCCGCGTCGAGTGCGCCAAGTACTTCGCGCTGCGCGACGACGCGTTGCGCGCGCACGCCACCCAGATCGACCCCAACGGGGACTTCTTCCGCGCGCCGATCGAATGGCAGCAACGGCTCTGGCCCACCGAGGAGTTCGAGTTGGCCCGCTCGCGCGTGCCCGTATCGCTTCCTGAGGACGACCTCTTCGCCGGGATCGAGGGCCGATGA
- the metB gene encoding cystathionine beta-lyase/cystathionine gamma-synthase → MSKNETQGLSTQGLSTKAIHAVRPDLTTGAVNAPIYASSTFAQDGVGGLRGGYEYARTGNPTRAALEVSLAAVEAAAYGRAFSSGMAATDCALRAVLRPGDHVVMPDDAYGGTFRLIDKVFTKWGIDYTAVALADLDAVRAAITPNTRLILVETPTNPLLSIADISAIAQIAATSNVKVLVDNTFASPALQQPLLLGADIVLHSTTKYIGGHSDVVGGALLTNDEELDAAFAFLQNGAGGVPGPFDAYLTLRGLKTLVIRMQRHSDNAAVIAEFLEGHPAIETVLYPGLPTHPGHEVAARQMTGFGGMISVRLRGGAEAARKLCSRTEVFILAESLGGVESLIEHPGAMTHASTAGSQLEVPDDLVRLSVGIEDVADLLADLEQALS, encoded by the coding sequence ATGTCGAAGAACGAAACGCAGGGCCTTTCTACTCAGGGTCTTTCCACGAAGGCCATCCACGCCGTCCGACCCGATCTGACCACGGGTGCCGTCAACGCGCCGATCTACGCCAGCTCGACGTTCGCGCAGGACGGCGTCGGCGGGCTGCGCGGAGGCTACGAATACGCCAGAACCGGCAACCCCACCCGGGCGGCGCTCGAGGTCTCCCTCGCCGCGGTGGAGGCCGCGGCCTACGGGCGGGCGTTCTCCTCGGGCATGGCGGCGACGGATTGCGCGTTGCGGGCGGTTCTGCGGCCCGGTGACCACGTGGTGATGCCCGACGACGCTTACGGCGGGACATTCCGGCTGATCGACAAGGTATTCACCAAGTGGGGCATCGACTACACCGCCGTTGCGCTCGCCGATCTGGACGCGGTGCGCGCGGCGATCACGCCGAACACCCGGTTGATCCTGGTCGAGACGCCGACCAACCCGCTGCTGTCGATCGCCGACATCAGCGCGATCGCGCAGATCGCGGCGACGTCGAATGTGAAAGTGTTGGTGGACAACACCTTCGCCTCACCCGCGCTGCAGCAGCCGCTGCTGCTGGGCGCCGACATCGTGTTGCACTCGACCACCAAGTACATCGGGGGGCACTCCGACGTGGTGGGCGGCGCGCTGCTGACCAACGACGAGGAACTCGACGCCGCGTTCGCCTTCCTGCAGAACGGTGCGGGCGGGGTGCCCGGACCCTTCGACGCCTACCTCACCCTTCGCGGCCTGAAGACACTAGTGATCCGCATGCAGCGGCACAGTGACAACGCGGCCGTCATCGCCGAGTTCCTCGAGGGACATCCCGCGATCGAGACCGTGCTCTACCCGGGGCTGCCCACGCATCCGGGCCACGAGGTCGCGGCAAGGCAGATGACCGGCTTCGGGGGCATGATCTCCGTGCGACTGCGCGGGGGAGCGGAGGCCGCGCGCAAACTGTGTTCCCGCACAGAGGTTTTCATTCTCGCCGAGTCGTTGGGCGGCGTCGAATCGCTGATCGAGCACCCCGGCGCCATGACCCACGCGTCGACCGCCGGTTCCCAACTGGAGGTCCCCGATGACCTGGTGCGGCTGTCGGTCGGTATCGAGGACGTCGCGGATCTGCTGGCCGACCTTGAGCAGGCTTTGAGCTAG
- a CDS encoding acyl-CoA dehydrogenase, whose protein sequence is MNSATRLEDMLELDSLLSPEDIELRQTVRRFGEQRLRPFIAEWFETGQVPVRELAAEFGKLGLLGMHLKGYGCGGSTATAYGLVCQELEAVDSGLRSLVSVQGSLAMFAIHRWGSEEQRNQWLPAMATGEAIGCFGLTEPDFGSNPGGMRTTAKRDGSDWIVRGSKMWITNGSVADLAVVWARTDDGVAGFLVPAGTPGFSATDMTHKLSLRASVTSELHLDDVRLPADAKLPDARGLSGPLSCLSEARFGIVFGSVGAARDCLQSALDYVGTREVFDKPLAGYQLTQAKIADMAVELGKAQLLALHLGKLKDEGKIKPEQVSLGKLNNVREAIQIARQCRTLLGANGITLEYPVIRHANNLESVLTYEGTSEVHQLVIGEALTGVSAFR, encoded by the coding sequence ATGAATTCTGCGACCCGCCTCGAGGACATGCTCGAGCTGGATTCCCTGCTCTCACCCGAGGACATCGAGCTGCGCCAGACCGTGCGCCGGTTCGGCGAACAGCGGCTGCGGCCGTTCATCGCCGAGTGGTTCGAAACCGGTCAGGTGCCGGTTCGCGAACTGGCCGCCGAGTTCGGCAAGCTCGGGCTTCTGGGCATGCACCTCAAGGGTTACGGCTGCGGCGGATCGACCGCGACGGCCTACGGCCTGGTGTGCCAGGAACTCGAGGCGGTGGACAGCGGGCTGCGCAGCCTGGTGTCGGTGCAGGGCTCGCTGGCGATGTTCGCGATCCACCGCTGGGGCAGCGAGGAGCAGCGCAACCAGTGGCTGCCTGCGATGGCCACCGGTGAGGCCATCGGGTGTTTCGGGCTGACCGAACCCGACTTCGGCTCCAATCCGGGCGGGATGCGCACGACCGCCAAGCGGGACGGATCGGACTGGATCGTGCGCGGTTCGAAGATGTGGATCACCAACGGGTCGGTTGCCGATCTGGCGGTCGTGTGGGCCCGAACCGACGACGGGGTCGCCGGATTCCTGGTGCCCGCCGGAACGCCGGGATTCTCCGCGACCGACATGACACACAAGTTGTCGCTGCGGGCCTCGGTCACCTCGGAATTGCACCTCGACGACGTCCGGTTGCCGGCCGACGCGAAGCTTCCCGACGCGCGCGGACTGTCCGGGCCGCTCAGCTGCCTGTCGGAGGCCAGGTTCGGCATCGTGTTCGGCAGTGTCGGCGCCGCCAGGGACTGCCTGCAGAGCGCGCTCGACTACGTCGGCACACGGGAGGTGTTCGACAAACCGCTGGCGGGCTACCAGCTGACTCAGGCCAAAATCGCCGATATGGCAGTCGAACTCGGCAAAGCTCAACTCCTCGCCCTTCACCTCGGCAAGCTCAAGGACGAGGGCAAGATCAAGCCCGAGCAGGTCAGCCTCGGTAAGCTGAACAACGTCCGCGAGGCCATCCAGATCGCCCGTCAGTGTCGAACCCTGTTGGGCGCCAACGGGATCACCCTGGAGTATCCGGTCATCCGGCACGCCAACAACCTGGAGTCGGTGCTGACGTACGAGGGCACCTCGGAGGTGCATCAGTTGGTCATCGGAGAGGCGCTGACCGGCGTCAGCGCCTTCCGATGA
- the cbs gene encoding cystathionine beta-synthase, protein MRIARHVSELIGNTPLVQLNSVVPPGAGMVAAKIEYLNPGGSSKDRIAIKMIDAAEAIGELKPGGTIVEPTSGNTGVGLALIAQQRGYRCIFVCPDKVGEDKRNVLRAYGADVVVCPTAVPPDHPDSYYSVSDRLVGEIDGAWKPDQYSNPMGPESHYETTGPEIWADTDGKVTHFVAGVGTGGTITGAGRYLKEVSDGKVRVIGADPEGSVYSGGSGRPYLVEGVGEDFWPKAYDPAVPDEIIAVSDADSFEMTRRLAREEALLVGGSCGMAVVAANKVAEQAGPDALVVVLLPDGGRGYLAKVFNDDWMSSYGFLRSRMDGSVEESTVGEVLRGKSGALPDLVHTHPSETVRDAIGILREYGVSQMPVVGAEPPVMAGEVAGSVSERELLSAVFEGRAKLADAVAEHMSPPMPLIGAGELVSAAAKELRECDAVMVVEEGKPVGVLTRHDLLGFLSDGSKRRVR, encoded by the coding sequence ATGCGGATCGCCCGGCACGTCAGTGAACTCATCGGCAATACCCCCCTGGTACAGCTGAACTCTGTTGTGCCGCCGGGGGCCGGTATGGTCGCGGCCAAGATCGAGTACCTCAACCCCGGCGGCAGCTCGAAGGACCGCATCGCGATCAAGATGATCGACGCTGCCGAGGCCATCGGGGAGCTCAAGCCCGGCGGCACGATCGTCGAACCGACGTCGGGGAACACGGGGGTGGGGCTGGCGCTGATCGCCCAACAGCGGGGCTACAGGTGCATCTTCGTCTGCCCAGACAAGGTCGGCGAGGACAAGCGCAACGTGCTGCGCGCATACGGCGCCGACGTGGTGGTGTGTCCGACCGCGGTGCCACCCGATCATCCCGACAGCTACTACAGCGTCTCCGACCGGCTGGTCGGGGAGATCGACGGTGCGTGGAAGCCGGACCAGTACTCCAACCCGATGGGGCCCGAGTCGCACTACGAGACCACCGGCCCGGAGATCTGGGCCGACACCGACGGCAAGGTCACGCATTTCGTGGCGGGTGTGGGCACCGGGGGCACCATCACCGGCGCCGGTCGCTACCTGAAGGAAGTGTCCGACGGCAAGGTGCGGGTCATCGGCGCCGATCCGGAGGGTTCGGTGTACTCCGGCGGCTCGGGACGGCCGTATCTGGTGGAGGGCGTGGGCGAGGACTTCTGGCCCAAGGCTTACGACCCCGCGGTGCCCGACGAGATCATCGCGGTTTCTGATGCCGATTCGTTCGAGATGACGCGCAGGCTGGCGCGCGAAGAGGCGCTGCTCGTCGGCGGGTCGTGCGGTATGGCAGTGGTGGCCGCCAACAAGGTCGCCGAACAGGCCGGCCCCGACGCACTGGTTGTCGTGCTGTTGCCCGACGGCGGAAGAGGCTATCTCGCAAAGGTTTTCAACGACGATTGGATGTCGTCGTACGGCTTCCTGCGTAGCCGGATGGACGGGTCGGTGGAGGAGTCCACGGTCGGTGAAGTGCTGCGCGGCAAGTCGGGGGCGTTGCCGGACCTCGTGCATACGCACCCGTCGGAGACCGTTCGCGACGCCATCGGGATCCTGCGCGAATACGGCGTCTCGCAGATGCCCGTCGTCGGTGCCGAACCGCCGGTAATGGCCGGGGAGGTCGCGGGCAGCGTGTCCGAACGCGAACTGCTCTCCGCGGTGTTCGAGGGACGGGCCAAGCTCGCCGATGCGGTGGCCGAGCACATGAGCCCGCCGATGCCGCTGATCGGCGCCGGCGAACTGGTCAGTGCCGCAGCGAAAGAACTTCGCGAGTGTGACGCGGTGATGGTGGTCGAGGAGGGTAAGCCCGTCGGCGTGCTGACCCGCCACGACCTGCTCGGTTTCCTGTCTGATGGAAGTAAGCGCCGGGTTCGCTAG
- a CDS encoding putative integral membrane protein, whose protein sequence is MTDQPPPPPEYNPPPPPGGYPPPPPPGGYPPPPSPGGYPPPGAGYPPPGQAGYPPPGGYPPPGEPGYPGVQRYSVGQAFSWAWGKFTSNAAALIVPTLVYGLIIALLQVLFGVLSALVEPESTSYTSDGDGFAFSFNVSGPASLTITIVGWLVSLVVGGAIQSAYYNGMLRIANGQPVNIGSFFKPRSVGSVIIASLIVGFLSSIGYALCFVPGFIVTIFTMFTVIALLDRNLSPIDAIKTSFDIAKNNFGQVLLTLLAVFAITVVGALLCGVGLLVALPLVALIEVYAYRKLSGGQVADLNPQPLPPGPPPQVTPQQ, encoded by the coding sequence ATGACTGATCAACCGCCCCCTCCGCCGGAATACAATCCTCCGCCACCACCCGGTGGTTATCCGCCCCCGCCGCCACCCGGGGGTTACCCACCTCCTCCGTCACCCGGCGGGTATCCACCGCCAGGTGCTGGTTATCCGCCACCGGGGCAGGCCGGTTACCCGCCTCCAGGCGGCTATCCGCCGCCGGGTGAGCCGGGATACCCTGGCGTTCAGAGGTATAGCGTCGGACAGGCGTTCTCGTGGGCGTGGGGGAAGTTCACCTCCAATGCCGCCGCACTGATCGTTCCGACGCTGGTCTACGGGCTGATCATCGCCCTGCTACAGGTGCTATTTGGCGTCCTGTCGGCCCTCGTGGAACCGGAATCGACCAGTTACACGTCCGACGGCGATGGTTTTGCCTTCTCGTTCAATGTGTCTGGACCCGCCAGCCTCACCATCACCATTGTCGGCTGGCTAGTCTCCCTCGTCGTAGGCGGAGCTATCCAATCCGCCTACTACAATGGCATGTTGCGTATCGCCAACGGTCAACCGGTAAATATCGGATCGTTCTTCAAACCGCGTAGCGTGGGCAGCGTCATCATCGCCAGCCTGATCGTCGGATTCCTTTCTTCAATCGGCTATGCGCTGTGCTTCGTTCCCGGTTTCATCGTGACCATCTTCACGATGTTCACCGTGATCGCCCTGCTGGACCGCAACCTCTCGCCGATCGACGCGATCAAAACGAGCTTCGACATCGCGAAGAATAACTTCGGTCAGGTGCTGCTGACATTGCTGGCTGTCTTCGCCATCACGGTCGTCGGGGCGTTGCTCTGCGGCGTGGGTCTGCTCGTCGCGCTTCCGCTGGTCGCGCTCATCGAGGTGTACGCCTATCGCAAGCTCAGCGGGGGCCAGGTGGCCGACCTCAACCCGCAACCATTACCGCCCGGTCCGCCGCCTCAAGTCACCCCGCAGCAGTAA
- the mlhB_1 gene encoding esterase/lipase has product MTAPSKSSHVRPRGIPPAHTRKPRKFPVSDGAPVEVVEDGPSLGGRLASLAALLTVRPTLAIGSYAPKLPWPWGFVDFVSRIARPAPGTVRATISLPNCTAQLVRAPGVLPADGKRGVILYLHGGAFLTCGVNSHGRLVQALSGYADCPVLVVNYRMIPKHSVGMAIDDCYDAYQWLRLHGYEPDQIVLAGDSAGGYLALALSERLQREGLKTEVPAAMVTMSPLFEIDNEARANHPNIRTDAMFPPRAFEALVDLIEDAARHGRKDGKPEEVYEPLDHIEPGLPRTLIHVSGSEVLVSDARKAARRLAAAGVPVEVRVWPGQMHVFQIAAPIVPEAKRSLRQIGEYIREATW; this is encoded by the coding sequence ATGACCGCACCAAGCAAATCCAGCCATGTTCGCCCGCGAGGCATACCGCCCGCTCACACGCGTAAGCCCCGTAAGTTCCCGGTCAGTGACGGAGCGCCGGTAGAGGTCGTCGAGGACGGCCCGAGCCTTGGCGGTCGGCTTGCATCGCTCGCGGCCCTGCTAACTGTTCGACCCACGCTAGCTATCGGCAGCTATGCGCCGAAGCTGCCGTGGCCCTGGGGTTTTGTCGACTTCGTCTCGCGCATCGCGCGGCCTGCGCCGGGCACCGTGCGGGCCACGATTTCTTTGCCGAATTGCACTGCGCAACTCGTCCGGGCACCCGGTGTGCTGCCCGCGGACGGCAAACGCGGCGTCATCCTTTACTTGCACGGCGGCGCATTTCTGACCTGCGGTGTCAACTCGCACGGCCGCCTGGTGCAGGCGCTGTCGGGCTACGCCGATTGTCCAGTGCTGGTCGTCAACTACCGGATGATCCCGAAGCACTCCGTCGGCATGGCGATCGACGACTGCTACGACGCCTACCAGTGGCTGCGCCTGCACGGCTACGAGCCCGACCAGATCGTCCTGGCCGGGGACTCCGCGGGCGGCTACTTGGCGCTGGCCCTGTCCGAACGCCTGCAGCGCGAAGGCCTTAAGACTGAGGTGCCTGCCGCGATGGTGACGATGTCGCCCCTCTTTGAGATCGACAACGAGGCGCGGGCCAACCACCCGAACATCCGCACCGACGCGATGTTCCCGCCACGGGCGTTCGAAGCGCTCGTCGACCTGATCGAGGACGCGGCGCGGCATGGTCGCAAGGATGGCAAGCCCGAAGAGGTCTACGAGCCGCTCGACCACATCGAACCCGGGCTGCCCCGCACGCTGATCCACGTCTCGGGCTCCGAGGTACTGGTGAGCGATGCGCGCAAGGCCGCGCGGCGCCTGGCTGCGGCCGGTGTGCCGGTCGAAGTCCGCGTCTGGCCGGGGCAGATGCACGTGTTCCAGATCGCGGCGCCGATCGTGCCCGAGGCGAAACGCTCGTTGCGCCAGATCGGCGAATACATCCGCGAGGCCACCTGGTAG
- a CDS encoding proline-rich antigen-like protein, whose product MSDEPPPPASGPSSPDGSQGGGTPPPQMVTGYPPPAQPVQALPREAYTPWFTRVLAWLIDNIPTFLILGIGWAVLLATQETTCVTEYSETDMREICVMEPSMLGQASAALIAPVLVLTYVIWNYGYRQGTTGSSIGKSMQNFKVVSEKTGQPIGFAMSILRQLAHTIDAAICYIGYLFPLWDAKRQTNADKLVSTVCLPL is encoded by the coding sequence ATGAGCGATGAACCGCCGCCTCCGGCAAGCGGTCCGTCTTCACCCGACGGTTCGCAGGGCGGCGGAACTCCGCCACCGCAAATGGTGACCGGCTATCCACCTCCAGCGCAACCGGTTCAAGCACTACCGAGAGAGGCTTACACGCCCTGGTTCACTCGCGTCTTGGCATGGCTGATCGATAACATCCCCACGTTCCTCATCCTCGGCATCGGCTGGGCCGTGTTACTCGCAACGCAGGAAACCACCTGCGTGACAGAGTATTCAGAAACCGACATGCGTGAGATCTGCGTGATGGAGCCGTCGATGCTGGGGCAGGCGTCGGCCGCCCTCATCGCTCCGGTACTCGTTCTTACATACGTGATCTGGAACTACGGTTACCGCCAGGGGACCACCGGCTCCAGCATCGGCAAGTCGATGCAGAACTTCAAGGTAGTCAGTGAAAAGACCGGGCAGCCAATCGGGTTCGCTATGTCGATCCTGCGGCAACTGGCGCATACCATCGACGCCGCGATCTGCTATATCGGCTATTTGTTCCCGCTGTGGGACGCCAAACGGCAGACCAATGCGGATAAACTCGTCTCCACCGTCTGCTTACCGCTGTAG